TAGAAAAAAAACCAAAAAGTGACAGTAGccccaaaaagaaaacatcccaAAACATTGACCTTGAAAGTGAAATGAAATCCAGCAAATCTGAAGCCTCTTTGAATGGTGTTAAAAAGGATAGGGCGAAAAAAGATTCCCAAACCTCCCAGTCTCACAGCCATGGGAAGGAAAAGGCTATTAGTACTGACCATTTGAAGTGTGAAAAGACTGAGAAGGTTTCTAGTATAACAAGGAAACAACGAAATCCAACACTTGCACGAGTAAAGGCTTTAAAATCAGCTGCAGTGCAAAGTGAAAAAAGTGCAGATGCATGCAAGAAAGATACAATAAAGAAGActaaagagaaaataaaagtgattgGAGAAAAGGACTGCTTTGAGACACCATCCATGTCCTTTGAAGCTTACTTGAGCTATGATTATGAGCCTCCGAAACGCAAAAAATCCTTCAGTGCTGTCAAGAATCCAAAACGACGTAAAACTGCCCAGAAAGAGAACTCGCGAGTGCACAAATCCTGCACGAAGACACCTGAAGTTGTATCTGAAGACCCACTAACAATGGTAACAAATCAGTCAAGTACTGTGCTATTGTTTTTGCATTTCAATGAAAGTTGTGTAATTTGCTCCACTGTCATTTTatttccaaacctgtatgactttGATTGGAACACAAGGAAGATTTCTAAAGATTGCCCTGCTGGTTGCTCTTTTCTGTgtaatgaaagtgaatgggggcTTGACTTAAAAACGCTATTGTTCTTTTGTCCGCATCTTAAACCATGTGAAAAATTGTTATTCGGATAAAATATTGCCTTTTCTGTTTGATGTCTTTTGCCcagtatgcatttaaaacccaaAGACAACTGACTTCAAACCTAATGCAGTGCATCTCCCGGTGCTATTTTAATTTGGGAAGATTAGTCATATAACTAAATGGTAAAGTGCGGTCAGAAGGACAGTCTTCAAAAATGACCTCTTAGTGTTGCATGGATGGAAtggatttgtttttttgttaatttttttcctAGGCTCCTGAGCACTCATTGACCGACTTGCTTAATGTTCCTCTACCTACCATTTTTCCAGAATGTGAGGACATTTCACAGTATCAGTACTTTGGTGAAAGGAAAGGTGAGTTCACAGTTACTGGGCTTTGTCACATCCATTCAGAGATTTGGATACTCTTCTCTCTGACGCTTCTTGTGTTTAGCCGAGACAAAGGTCATGGATGTTGGTGAAGAGGACCCAATTTTCATTGGCCAGAGGCTTAAGAATAAGATGCAAGTGTACTCGGGCAATAAGATCACATACCTGCCTGCCATGATGACACTGTACCAGCAATGCATTCGTGCACTGCAGAACAACATTGATTGTACGCTGCCCGACATCATGAATCTTTTTCTCTAATTGGATGAGGTCAGGTTGGTTGGTCTTAAAGGTTGATGTTGACTGTCTCGCAGCTCTCTATGAGATTGGGGGAGTGCCTTTCGAAATCTTGGAGCCAGTACTTGAGCGTTGCACACCTGAGCAGCTTCTACGGATCGAGGAGTATAATCCAGTAAGAGGCTAATATTTGTTTTTCGTAGCCATAATGATAGAAGCAAATGGATTTTGATCTTTAAATTTTGATCTATTAtggcaaaatgtaataagtCTCACGTGTGCCCAgaaaagttttagctcaaaatactccacaggtatcaaaacagcatgtctaatgagactgctttggtttaatggggattgaAAAAGCAGTGGGTTGGTTTTTATTGGATGCTagcacacatttatgtccaaacaccttgtgaAAGTGGATTTGGCATAGTAGGTTACCTTTTATAGGGTTTTACTAGTTGATGTGGACTGCCTTTCTGTGACATCGCAATTCTTACGTGGTGTACACAGGTGTACATAGGGGCGACAGACCACCTGTGGGAGAGACACTGCCTGAGAGATTTTAGGAACGCACAGCTGGAGGAGTATGAATCTTGGAGAGAGATGTATCTGCGCATGTCTgaggagagggagagaaaaCTAAAGCGACTGACAAAGAGCATTGTATCTGCTCACTCTGGGAAACCCAAAGGTATTTGTTTTCGAGGTCAGATACATGTGCAGAGTTGAGCATAAGCGAGGACTGGAAGGACGCTGAGTGACTCTGTGGTGCTTTCAAAACAttgctctgtttttttttagcttaaCTTATCTGCTACTGGTTTAACTAAGAGCGCAAGACAAACTGATAAAATTATTTCCAAAAATCTTCAAATGAATGGAATATCTCATGTTTACTTATTCTTCTGTGACACTTAAGTCAAAACCAGAAAATAGAAATGGCTAGTTTCAAGTCCTATTCAAAATACTGTAAGATATCAATTCTTTATAAATGTGGCAAGTGGCTCAGCTTTGTTACTAACTTCCCTGAAGGTCTTTTATCCTGATTTGTTTTGCATTTACGTTAAGGTATTTGGCAGACGCTTCGAAGatgatttacagtgcatttgtGCTACTTTTTTATCAGAAGGCATATCCCTGTGAATCGAATTTATGACTTGCCGGTCGGTgctttaccagttgagctacatgaCCACTGCACGGTTTAGCTCAGTATTTTCATATTAATCCATGTTTCTCATGCATTTATGTTAGCACAAAATTCAACAATATATAAATGGTAGGTTACTTAAGCTCTGAATTGTTTACCGCTGATGTGTGTGGCAACTTTATGTAAGAAAATTTTTACAATCTAGATGAATATATTAGATGGATATTGACTGGCCATTGGGAGGTAATTATGAAAGTTTAATCTCTTTAATCTTTAAGTGTTTTCCTCAGCAGTGGGAACAGTTGCTTAGTGGCAGGCTAACTTTATAGCTGAAATACGGTTGGCCTTTGTAGTAACATGGCTCTGACCATCTGTCTATCTAGGCTATGAATAGATTTTAAGCACAACTGTGACTTTCGGGTTAACACCCTGGGTGTTAAAACTTTTTGCACATGCATTAATCTAATTCTCTTCTGTTTTTATATCCTACTGCATGATGACATGTCTGCAAAAGATCCCATCTGTAATCTTTAAATGATCTTAATATTTAGACTAAGGGTTGACATGTTTCAGAAGATGTGCTTCACCTATATTTGCAGGGTTTAATTCAATTCAGATATTGGGTTAAATATTGGCTAATTTTTAGTTTGAAATCAAATTTAATTGGCCTTGCaggttcccatgggtccttgaaatccttgaaagtttgtgaatctgggggaaaaaatttcaaggccctgggaagtttttgaaaatatgcatacatatatacaggtcattgaaagtgcttgattCTATTTTATGCatgaagttttctggaaaaaatccatataattcccTCTGtaatgtaggataatatcataaaaattctagacgtgctaaactgttcgctttaaatgcttatatcttctttatgcgaatgttgattcataccaaaatgcttttttgcatagttgtgtttgacaaatgaaaacgtctctggttacgtatgtaactgttgttcccttagaagggaacgagacactgcgtctccTTTGCCGTACTTCCTGCGTctctgtaacgccatctttggcaatatttcagatagcgatatacttcctggctccggCGTctccctgtctttgtcattaagcctcaccattggttgaatttgatatacacattcagacacacttacccctagaggcgtccccaaagtgtcactgcagtgacgcagcgagttccctcgaaagggaactgtaacaatgtatcttaaaaggtaacactaTGTAAGCTTgctttcacttgaaatgtgtccccacatttagtccttgaatttgagggtagtccttgaaaggtcattgaatttgaagttaactcaGTCAATTTCCCCTGCTGATGTTAGTGGGTCAATGTTACGACAGCTTTAACCTCACTGTTACACTTTGTGCATGTGTCTTTACGGCCCTTTTGGTAATTTGTCAAAGTGTGCTTTACTCGCTTACTGTTTTTATGCCACCTCCATGCTTGCAGGAAGACAGGTGAAAATGGCCTTCATTCATTCAGCTGCTAAGCCACCTAGAAATATAAGGATCCAACAGGAGATTCATGGCACAGCTGGCCCCGTGACAGTACCTCGCCCAACAGACAAACCCAGGTCAGTTTGCAGCAAACTTGAGCTGGAAGGTCTGCACTAAACTGACTGTATGTACTTTTTTGTGACTCTTATGTCCTTAAAATAACAGTTTGGTACAAGTTATTGTAATGTTGCTTTTGGGAAAGTGTTGCCCTTAAAGGAATTTTAGCCAAAGTATTCCTATACTCTTATCCACACAGTACTGTGAAACCCCATGAGAGCCATGGAAGATCCAACTTCAGTGAGTCTTCAAAACCCTCCAACAGCTCTGGACAAACACATGACCCACGAAAGATGAAGCGTGAGTTGTAAAGTCATGTCACTGGATCTATGTTTTTGCTAAACGGTCTGTCCAAATTGCTATACTGCATAATAGCACTGAGTGTTCCATTATTGACCTCTAGTGGTTCATCTGGTTTGATACCTTTAACACTTTATCAATAATAATCAACACTCAAACCTCTGGACACTCTCAGAAAATAAGGTACAAAAATTGTCACTGGGGGGCAGAACCTTTTCAAAAAGAACACTTTTGTTCCCAAAAGGTACATGCTGGTACTTCAAAGGAACATACTGTATCTTTACCTAAACGGTACATATTAGgtcctttttaaaaagtactttcCCTGTGACAAAATCTACAACTTTTGTACCATTTTATTCCTGATCCTAGGCTAGATCCTGTTACAgcctgtttttattattttaaatgttgctTTTTTGGTCACATCTTaagggggccatggcacaagacttttttaagatgtcaaataaatctttggtgtccgcAGAGTAtgaatgtgaagttttagctcaaaataccatataaataatttgttatagcatgttaaaattgtcactttgtaggtgtgtgcaaaatgtgctgttttgggtgtgtcctttaaaatgcaaataagcggatgaagtgcaaacactgatcacaatgatggtggtttgttgcaattgaaactcggTTGTGctgtgaataatttttttctctttctctctgcactaaatgtcagtaccatggttggatagtgcagattaaggggtggtattattataataagagcttcTAATGACATCATAagaagagccaaatttcaacgtcCTATTTTGTTCACATGCTTGCACAGAATGGTTTAccgaaactaagttactgggttgatctggTTGAGAGAAGcaatggggacccaatcatagcacttgaacatgaaaaaagtcagattttcatgccatggcccctttaattttTTCAACCGTAATTGGTTGGCATTGGGATCATTTATTATGATAGTATGttcatgtttttaatttgtaaacATCATCTTCTGGATAGgaacacttaaaaataaaggttcatATTTGCAAGGTTTAGAAcaagaaccatttttgctttCCCAAAGAAAGTTTCAAACTTTCATAAGAGACATTTTCATAGTCCACTTGAAAGAACCGAAAGGTTTTGTGGAAGTTAAAGGTTCTGTGTGGAACCATAAATTCCAACAAATAAACTTTCATGAACTTTCATTAATATGTAAGAGTGAAGAAAAAACGAATCAATGCTGTGTAGTTCGTGAAAACTATTCTTCCACCTAcaagtatttattttatatagcaatagatttcattttttattttttctatagCTTTCAACACTCTCTTATTGTATTTTCCATGTGATTTGTGTCTTTTTAGGAGTTGCACCCATGATGGCGAAGTCCCTCAAAGCCTTTAAAAAGCAGATTAGTCGGAgataaatgttgtaaataaaatGGTACATTATCTAATATGTTCACCAACGGTTTGAGATTTTGTTTTGCCCCATTGTCTTCATAATTCCTGTAAGCATTCCtgataaattacaaaatgttatgttaaattaatttttgtATAAACAACAATGCACTTCGAAATCAAATAGTCTCTTTTATTGATCTTGCATATCATGACCGATACTGTTCTGAATTCTGAAATTAAAATCACTTTAACCATAAAATGTCTTCTGTTGCTTGTAGTAATCGTCTCTGTTATTGAACTATAATTATTAGGGTTTGTCTCCATCTAGTGTTTGAGGATAGCAGTGCAAACTGAATTTTAAGTTGTTACTGTTGTGGTTCTTAACTGCTTATTTAAATGTCTAatctgaaaaacacaacaacaacaacaacaaaataatgcAACTTGCCATACAACTGTACATAGTTTGGATTACAAAAAAGTGTCTTTATTGCTCATTTTGGAGCCTGCATGTCCAGTTGTGCTGTTTTTTGGCAAATCTGTTTGAAACGACACAAGTTtcagtaaataatttttaatataaGCAATATAATCTTTGATCTAGTTATGTGGATCTAACATTTTGGCGTAGCTAGtgtttaaatttatataatCTTTAATGAtatagttcaccctaaaatgaaaaatctgtcatcatttactcactctcatgttgttacaaacctttaaaaaatgtctttgttctgatgaacataaaggaagatattttgagttatgtttgtaaccaaaccgttcatgagccccattcacttccatagtatttttttccttatataaataaatatataaaagatTCCTTATATctttttctttgtgttcatcggaACAAAGACacttttacaggtttgtaacaacatgagagtaaatgaactatccctttaagaactgGAGATTAACAAGGTGTGAACATTGTATTGCTCTCCCATCACATTATGTAAACTGATTTTATAATAGTGAACTATATAGATGCAGATGTCATATTATatcttatattatattttatattaatgtagCCTACTCATCTTTGATGTTCGCTCCGCATATTCTGAATGAATTTGACAAGGCACTAAAAAGCAGACTAAAAGACAGGGCCAAAGCCTGCCGTCGATTCAAATTGACTAAAATTGATTTCTTAAAATCTTTTTGCCACAAGGGCAAcggaagatttttttaaatataaaggtAAGTCAGTCAGTGTGTTTTCTTAGAAAAATTTGTACATAATATTTTCAGATTTTCCTCATTTCATGTCATTGATGTAGCCATGTTGTCAACATTTTGACTTTGTCttatttgtaatgttttgttgttgttgttgtttgtttcgTATTAGATCTGATGTAAAACATGGGATTTGCGATGTCTTAAAATACTAAAAACATcagatgataaaaataaacattacaacTGGTCTACATAGGCCTTTCTTAATCTACACctaatattttactttttacaatACTTTTTTGCCTTATCTGTTTCTCTTAATATTTTAACAGATAGTTTGGAAAAAaggcttttaattaaaattcCCTAGTTATATACAACCTTATTTGGTCGTTTAAAAATTTGTAATTAGGATAACTTGTAAAAAGTTGATTACATTTTGAGgattttattgtatttgttattAACACATGCACTAGAAATCACTTTATAATCCATGTTTTATGacttatcatttttttaataattatttttattggaTTTTCACTGTAATACAAAGAGAACAAGACATCTCACAAAagaagcaaaaaacaaaacaacacagctcagattattaaataaaacatgaatatatatatatatgtatatgtatgtatgtatgtatatgtgtatgtatgttatgttcaaaataatagtAGTGCCACATCAGTAACCTGATAATCCATTGTTATTTGTAGTAGTAATATTTCTGCATTGGAAATGATTTACGTAGCGTAGAAAAACAATAGAGCCATTTGTAATGATATCCACACTAATTCTTCTGAGTTATGGACGCATTTATTGAAAGTGGTGTGATCAAAATAATAGCATTGTgaagtttaattagaaaatgtGTTAATTATGTGAACAAACAGCTCctttttgtaatttattaagAAAGAGGGGAAGAAAATGTTTTCCCcgttgttataaaatatatctgTTGCTGATTTCTAAGTGGACCATTCCAAACATTGCTCAGAGGGACAacaaaatttgatttaaaagttGATTTCAGAGGGGAAAACGTATAAAGAAATGCAGCAAAGTTTAGGATTCTCAGCCAAAATTATCTCACATGCTATAAAATGGCAACAAAAACCCAAAGCACATATAAGAAAACACGGTTAATACAGATTGAATAATAGTCAGGAATGCAAAGATTCAGCCATTCATCACCTCTAGACAGATCAAATATGATCTAAAATGATCTCTAAGTAGTGTGATTGTCTGATTGAAGCTAAGCTGTTTGCAAGAAGCCCCCGTAAAACACCATTGTTTAAATAAAGACGTGCAGAATCACATCAACTGACCCAAAGAAAAATGACGTTACATTTTGGGgcctgatgagagtaaaattgttcttttcaGGTCAAGTGGTTATCAACAGAACCTCAGGTGACTGCCGGGTACTGAATTTAAGGCACAGTACACTGTAAAGACAGTTAAACATGTGGTGCAAAAATCATGGCATTGGGATGTTTTTCATACTACCGTGTTGGGCTTATTTATCGTATACAAGGGAACATGGATCAATTTAAATACATCAGAATACTTGAAAAGATTATGTTGCAATTTGCAGAAGAGGAAATGCCTCTAAAGTGggtgtttcaacaagacaacaacCCCAAACACACAAGCAAGAGGACAAAATCTTGGTTCCAGACAAAAAGGATTGaggttatggagtggccagctcAATTCTCTGATCTCTACCCAACTTGTGGGGTGACATTTTTTCTGACACAAAACCTACAAATTGAAACGAACTGTGGATCCTGGGTTGAAATATCTGGTTCTAGGTGCCAGAAGTTGGTTGACTTGATTTGACATCGATGTGTAgcagttatcaacaaaaatggTTAcgcaactaaatattagtaatTCAATAGTTTAAAGTGAAGTTAA
This Misgurnus anguillicaudatus chromosome 11, ASM2758022v2, whole genome shotgun sequence DNA region includes the following protein-coding sequences:
- the eloal gene encoding LOW QUALITY PROTEIN: elongin A, like (The sequence of the model RefSeq protein was modified relative to this genomic sequence to represent the inferred CDS: deleted 1 base in 1 codon) is translated as MAAADVKKVLQLKHQLKDSCEGHTVLKILKKLQDLDITLDILAETGIGKLVNSFRKHDQAGKVAKMLVNRWKALVPKDSISGEQPNKEVEERRSSHLSESTNSRKKPKSDSSPKKKTSQNIDLESEMKSSKSEASLNGVKKDRAKKDSQTSQSHSHGKEKAISTDHLKCEKTEKVSSITRKQRNPTLARVKALKSAAVQSEKSADACKKDTIKKTKEKIKVIGEKDCFETPSMSFEAYLSYDYEPPKRKKSFSAVKNPKRRKTAQKENSRVHKSCTKTPEVVSEDPLTMAPEHSLTDLLNVPLPTIFPECEDISQYQYFGERKAETKVMDVGEEDPIFIGQRLKNKMQVYSGNKITYLPAMMTLYQQCIRALQNNIDSLYEIGGVPFEILEPVLERCTPEQLLRIEEYNPVYIGATDHLWERHCLRDFRNAQLEEYESWREMYLRMSEERERKLKRLTKSIVSAHSGKPKGRQVKMAFIHSAAKPPRNIRIQQEIHGTAGPVTVPRPTDKPSTVKPHESHGRSNFSESSKPSNSSGQTHDPRKMKRVAPMMAKSLKAFKKQISRR